One region of Vescimonas fastidiosa genomic DNA includes:
- a CDS encoding DUF5986 family protein, protein MHTNIISFSPDLIAKIVRCVEDAVGDDIQADIQRNDLQTRNSVPARIWDLLNTNVIKTLDTEDCTIAKAHRGPWEMLVIFEKSSQCILTFMREKRFTELCKRQRQRKRMHYIDMMARQFNQDLLADQRQLCLIPHEFSDEERLAELVQTLLRDLGSNVDIVRHHVLVLFDTVGYRLTNIRAVMVTPSLDIAQGSEHDWSMYINADESIVVEKVSDPAAPENNPGRGLSLTAKAMARKKGKPERRTSETSAQKDG, encoded by the coding sequence ATGCACACGAACATCATTTCCTTTTCTCCTGACCTGATTGCCAAAATCGTTCGTTGCGTGGAAGATGCTGTCGGCGACGACATTCAAGCTGATATTCAGCGCAATGATCTCCAAACTCGGAACAGCGTTCCCGCTCGTATCTGGGATTTGCTGAACACCAATGTTATTAAGACACTGGATACAGAAGATTGCACTATCGCAAAAGCGCATCGTGGTCCGTGGGAGATGTTGGTGATTTTTGAAAAATCCAGTCAATGCATTCTCACCTTCATGCGGGAAAAACGATTCACAGAATTATGCAAGCGACAGCGACAACGCAAACGGATGCACTACATCGATATGATGGCTCGCCAGTTCAACCAGGATCTTTTGGCAGATCAACGGCAGCTTTGTCTCATTCCTCATGAGTTCTCCGACGAAGAACGACTTGCGGAATTAGTTCAGACGCTGTTGCGAGATTTAGGAAGCAACGTCGACATCGTTCGCCACCATGTCCTGGTGTTATTTGACACAGTGGGATATCGGTTAACAAATATCCGTGCCGTTATGGTCACTCCCTCCCTGGACATTGCCCAGGGAAGCGAGCACGACTGGTCTATGTACATTAACGCCGACGAGAGTATTGTTGTAGAGAAAGTTTCCGATCCTGCAGCACCGGAGAACAATCCCGGACGCGGGCTTTCCCTTACAGCCAAAGCTATGGCTCGCAAGAAAGGCAAACCCGAAAGACGGACTTCGGAAACTTCCGCTCAAAAAGACGGCTAA
- a CDS encoding AEC family transporter, with amino-acid sequence MQTRAFLEAVSSVGVFLLLAIPGYLFTKKKILQSRQVEGLSSVLVNFLWPAMVVDAMARVQADRELVRQAGQAAVWALIIIALGAACAWIWLKAGKIGGVPGGILLFAAAFANTGLIGMPLIRLLLGEEMLFLASVVELVNDVLIFTVGILLIQTGCGRPRRSALGGLLSPGLAGVAIGFFLFATGLRLPEFVAKALSMAADATAPMVLFLVGAQLGEGDLRALVRDGKAWALTALRLVLIPAAVLGLWRLCIGELTAAGQTLLLLSAMPCGSCCALFTRQYGGDWGLATRCVMLSTLCAAVTVPLWLLVTIL; translated from the coding sequence ATGCAGACCCGGGCTTTTTTGGAGGCGGTCTCGTCGGTGGGCGTTTTTCTGCTGCTGGCGATACCGGGCTACCTTTTTACAAAAAAGAAAATTTTACAGAGCCGGCAGGTGGAGGGACTGTCCTCGGTGCTGGTGAATTTTCTGTGGCCGGCCATGGTGGTGGATGCTATGGCTCGGGTGCAGGCCGACCGGGAGCTGGTGCGGCAGGCGGGCCAGGCGGCGGTGTGGGCGCTGATAATCATTGCCCTGGGGGCGGCGTGCGCATGGATCTGGCTGAAGGCGGGTAAAATAGGAGGTGTGCCCGGGGGCATCCTCCTCTTTGCCGCCGCCTTTGCCAATACAGGGCTCATCGGTATGCCTCTTATCCGGCTTTTGCTGGGGGAGGAGATGCTGTTTTTGGCCTCCGTTGTGGAGCTGGTAAACGATGTGCTGATCTTCACGGTGGGCATTCTGCTGATCCAGACCGGGTGCGGCCGGCCCCGGCGCTCAGCCCTGGGGGGACTGTTATCCCCGGGACTGGCGGGGGTGGCCATAGGCTTTTTCCTGTTTGCCACGGGGCTGAGACTGCCGGAATTTGTGGCCAAGGCCTTGTCTATGGCGGCGGACGCCACGGCGCCCATGGTGCTGTTTTTAGTGGGGGCGCAGCTGGGCGAGGGGGATCTGCGTGCCCTGGTCCGGGACGGGAAGGCATGGGCTCTGACGGCCCTGCGTCTGGTCCTTATCCCGGCGGCGGTGCTGGGACTTTGGCGGCTGTGCATAGGGGAGCTGACGGCGGCGGGGCAGACCCTGCTGCTGCTTTCGGCCATGCCCTGCGGGAGCTGCTGCGCCCTGTTCACCCGGCAGTACGGCGGGGACTGGGGACTGGCTACCCGGTGCGTGATGCTCTCCACCCTGTGCGCGGCGGTGACGGTGCCCCTGTGGCTGTTGGTGACTATTTTGTAA
- a CDS encoding pyridoxal phosphate-dependent aminotransferase: MKFSTKVEKCGLSPMRKFHPYAVAAQEKGKKIYHLNIGQPDIETPKAYFDAVKHFDQPVLEYAPSPGMPVLIEAIRGYYAKLNMHFAPEDILITNGGSEALQIAMNCILDDGDEILIPEPFYPNYNTMVCTCGASIHPIPTKPEEGYHYADRKKIEAEINEHTRAIMCTNPGNPTGTVLTPEEMRMMVDIAKEHGLFIIGDEAYREFVYAGEPLQSLGEFEDAAENVIVIDTVSKRFSACGARIGCLISRNKELMAHAMKYAQCRLCVPTIDQVASAALYDVGPAYFAAVRDEYKRRRDTVMRKLQEIPGVVCECPKGAFYAMAALPVDDAEKFQIWLLEHFDDHGDTVMFAPGGGFYATPGKGINEIRIAYVLKQADLERAMDLLALGIQAYNNR, translated from the coding sequence ATGAAGTTTTCAACGAAAGTGGAAAAGTGCGGCCTTTCCCCCATGCGCAAGTTCCATCCCTATGCGGTGGCGGCCCAGGAAAAAGGCAAGAAAATCTATCATTTGAACATCGGACAGCCCGACATTGAGACGCCCAAGGCCTATTTTGACGCGGTGAAGCATTTTGACCAGCCGGTGCTGGAGTATGCCCCGTCCCCCGGTATGCCGGTGCTCATCGAGGCCATCCGCGGCTACTATGCCAAGCTGAATATGCATTTTGCGCCGGAGGATATTCTCATTACCAACGGCGGCTCCGAGGCCCTGCAGATCGCCATGAACTGCATTCTGGACGACGGGGACGAGATTCTTATTCCCGAGCCGTTTTATCCCAACTATAACACCATGGTCTGCACCTGCGGCGCGTCCATCCATCCCATTCCCACCAAGCCCGAGGAGGGCTACCACTACGCCGACCGCAAGAAGATCGAGGCGGAGATCAACGAGCATACCCGGGCCATTATGTGTACCAACCCCGGCAACCCCACCGGCACCGTGCTGACCCCGGAGGAGATGCGCATGATGGTGGACATTGCCAAGGAGCATGGCCTGTTCATCATCGGCGACGAGGCATACCGGGAGTTCGTGTACGCCGGGGAGCCGCTGCAGTCTCTGGGCGAATTTGAGGACGCGGCGGAGAATGTCATTGTTATCGACACCGTTTCCAAGCGCTTTTCCGCCTGCGGCGCACGCATTGGCTGCCTCATTTCCCGGAATAAGGAGCTGATGGCCCACGCCATGAAGTATGCCCAGTGCCGTCTGTGCGTGCCCACCATCGACCAGGTGGCCTCCGCCGCTCTGTACGATGTGGGACCGGCGTATTTCGCCGCCGTCCGGGACGAGTACAAGCGCCGCCGGGACACGGTGATGCGCAAGCTGCAGGAGATCCCCGGGGTGGTATGCGAGTGCCCCAAGGGCGCGTTTTATGCCATGGCCGCCCTGCCGGTGGACGACGCGGAGAAGTTCCAGATCTGGCTGCTGGAGCACTTCGACGACCACGGCGACACGGTGATGTTTGCCCCCGGCGGCGGATTCTACGCCACCCCCGGCAAGGGCATCAACGAAATTCGCATTGCCTATGTTCTCAAGCAGGCGGATCTGGAGCGGGCCATGGACCTGCTGGCCCTGGGCATTCAGGCCTATAATAACAGATAA
- a CDS encoding DUF2461 domain-containing protein, with protein MFQGYTQETVDFMWGIRFNNERGWFLEHKQQYQTQLLEPTRALGEQVYEGVQAMLPREPLMLKTSRIYRDARRLFGRGPYKDHLWFCVRTGDKDWTGRPTFYFEIAPEYYSYGMGFWQAPAELMEAFRRDLQAHPAKFEKLVRGFEKQDIFTLNGDSYARSRGEVSDRLRPWFQKKSITLSHELPLDEKIFQPELAEEILENFKLLVPFYKYFAGLCATVARRPEE; from the coding sequence ATGTTTCAGGGCTATACACAGGAGACGGTGGACTTTATGTGGGGTATCCGCTTTAACAATGAGCGGGGCTGGTTTTTGGAGCATAAGCAGCAGTACCAGACCCAGCTTTTGGAGCCCACCCGGGCTCTGGGAGAGCAGGTCTATGAGGGCGTGCAGGCGATGCTGCCCCGGGAGCCGCTGATGCTGAAAACAAGCCGCATTTATCGGGATGCCCGGCGGCTTTTCGGTCGGGGCCCCTACAAGGACCACCTGTGGTTCTGCGTGCGCACCGGGGACAAGGACTGGACCGGTCGGCCCACCTTTTATTTCGAGATCGCGCCGGAGTATTACAGCTACGGCATGGGCTTCTGGCAGGCTCCGGCGGAGCTGATGGAGGCATTTCGCCGGGATCTGCAGGCGCATCCGGCGAAATTTGAGAAGCTGGTGCGGGGCTTTGAAAAGCAGGACATTTTCACCCTCAATGGCGACAGCTACGCCCGTAGCAGGGGAGAGGTCAGCGACCGCCTGCGGCCCTGGTTTCAGAAGAAATCCATTACTCTTTCCCATGAGCTGCCCCTGGACGAGAAGATTTTCCAGCCGGAGCTGGCGGAGGAGATTTTAGAGAATTTCAAGCTGCTGGTGCCCTTTTACAAGTATTTTGCGGGCCTGTGCGCCACGGTTGCCCGCAGACCGGAGGAATAA
- a CDS encoding tyrosine-type recombinase/integrase produces the protein MARKRKAGDGTVRQRKDGRWEGRIVIGYDDNGYPKTKNVLAKTKKECIEKLQKLKEECGGLKPEKVRPEMPFGDWLTYWYENHSKPKIRPTTQETYESRIRLHIIPEIGDISLNKLTQNDLQQFYGRLKKSGRKRFTDKYGEGLSDRMVRMCHATCRSALEKAVQDGLIRVNPAIGCKLPPKKAREMQVLTREELQRFLIQAKFEGYYEVFLLDLATGLRRGELMALQWDDLNFKTGVLNVNKQVYDVRGQLQISTPKTKNSVRKIVLPPAVVAVLREYKKAVDSRWMFPSPVKEDCPITPGVVRRRLQLILEHAGCKHVRFHDLRHTFATLALENGMDVKTLSAMLGHVSAATTLDIYTHITDDMQRTAAANIDRGIGKAAPQEDASEPGRETVPATADKPKMTNFKPYVGRKRRSGTGCVSEINDHLFEGRYSPKWPDGKKHARNVYAHTREECEEKLKVLIVEMKAEIAEAKRLMAEGTLTPQAVEKSKKKGKKKGSKADKEKE, from the coding sequence GTGGCAAGAAAACGAAAAGCCGGCGACGGAACAGTAAGACAACGAAAGGACGGGCGGTGGGAAGGTCGCATCGTCATCGGTTACGATGACAACGGCTATCCCAAGACGAAAAATGTCCTCGCCAAGACAAAGAAGGAGTGCATCGAGAAGCTCCAGAAGCTCAAGGAGGAATGCGGCGGGCTGAAGCCGGAGAAGGTGCGGCCCGAGATGCCCTTCGGGGACTGGCTGACATACTGGTACGAGAATCATTCCAAGCCCAAGATCCGCCCCACCACGCAGGAGACCTATGAAAGCCGCATCCGCCTGCACATCATCCCGGAAATCGGTGACATTTCACTGAATAAGCTGACGCAGAACGACCTGCAGCAGTTCTACGGTCGGCTCAAGAAAAGCGGCCGAAAGCGGTTCACCGACAAGTACGGCGAAGGGCTGTCCGACCGAATGGTGCGCATGTGTCACGCCACCTGCCGCTCCGCATTGGAGAAGGCGGTGCAGGATGGGCTGATCCGTGTGAACCCGGCCATCGGCTGCAAGCTGCCGCCCAAGAAGGCGCGGGAGATGCAGGTGCTGACGCGGGAGGAACTTCAAAGGTTCCTCATTCAGGCGAAGTTCGAGGGCTACTACGAAGTCTTCCTTCTGGACTTAGCCACCGGCCTGCGCCGGGGTGAGCTGATGGCGCTGCAGTGGGACGACCTGAACTTCAAAACCGGTGTGCTGAATGTAAACAAGCAGGTCTACGATGTGCGGGGGCAGCTCCAGATCAGCACGCCCAAGACGAAGAACTCCGTCCGCAAGATCGTCCTGCCGCCTGCGGTGGTGGCAGTGCTGCGGGAGTACAAAAAGGCGGTGGACTCCCGCTGGATGTTCCCGTCCCCAGTAAAAGAGGATTGTCCCATCACCCCTGGCGTAGTGCGCCGCAGATTGCAGCTCATTCTGGAGCACGCAGGATGCAAACATGTTAGATTTCATGATCTGCGCCACACCTTCGCAACGCTGGCACTGGAAAACGGCATGGATGTGAAAACACTCTCCGCCATGCTGGGGCATGTGTCGGCGGCCACCACGCTGGACATCTACACCCACATCACCGATGATATGCAGCGCACAGCCGCCGCCAACATCGACCGCGGCATCGGCAAAGCAGCGCCGCAGGAGGACGCTTCAGAGCCGGGGCGGGAAACCGTCCCGGCCACGGCGGACAAGCCGAAAATGACCAACTTCAAACCCTATGTGGGCCGCAAGCGCAGATCCGGCACCGGCTGTGTCAGTGAGATCAACGACCACCTCTTTGAAGGACGCTATTCTCCCAAATGGCCTGATGGTAAAAAGCACGCCCGCAATGTCTACGCGCACACCCGCGAGGAGTGCGAGGAGAAGCTGAAGGTACTGATTGTGGAGATGAAAGCGGAGATCGCGGAAGCAAAGCGGCTGATGGCGGAGGGAACGCTGACACCGCAGGCAGTGGAGAAAAGCAAGAAAAAAGGAAAGAAGAAAGGAAGCAAAGCAGACAAAGAAAAAGAGTAA
- a CDS encoding ComF family protein, protein MSITDLNEALDKAERGILNFFLPRRCPFCGAVTGKDLLCDKCEKSLPYTGERAVEEAGFARCAAPLYYDGSVRKAILDFKFGRKMGAVSCFGQMMAQCAAENFSGEFDAVTWVPVSKKRLKKRGFDQARYLAASLCVDWHTEPLETLRKVVDNPAQSGMESHEERRANVLGVYEPVQPERFAGKRLLLIDDIRTTGATLAECVRVLKEAGAKEVLCLTLAAAEEKK, encoded by the coding sequence GTGAGCATAACAGACTTGAACGAGGCCTTAGACAAGGCGGAGCGGGGTATACTGAACTTTTTCCTGCCGCGGCGGTGCCCCTTTTGCGGGGCGGTGACGGGGAAGGACCTGCTGTGTGATAAGTGTGAAAAATCCCTGCCCTATACCGGAGAGCGGGCGGTGGAGGAGGCGGGCTTTGCCCGGTGCGCCGCGCCCCTCTACTATGACGGTTCGGTGCGAAAGGCCATTCTGGATTTCAAATTCGGGCGGAAAATGGGGGCCGTGTCCTGCTTCGGACAGATGATGGCCCAGTGCGCGGCGGAGAATTTTTCCGGCGAATTTGACGCCGTTACCTGGGTGCCGGTGAGCAAAAAACGGCTTAAAAAGCGGGGCTTTGACCAGGCCCGCTATCTGGCTGCGTCCCTGTGCGTGGACTGGCACACGGAGCCCCTGGAGACCCTGCGCAAGGTGGTGGACAACCCCGCCCAGTCGGGCATGGAGAGCCACGAGGAGCGCCGGGCCAATGTGCTGGGCGTATACGAGCCGGTGCAGCCGGAGCGGTTCGCGGGGAAGCGGCTGCTGCTCATTGATGACATCCGCACCACCGGAGCCACCCTGGCCGAGTGCGTACGGGTGCTGAAGGAGGCCGGGGCCAAGGAGGTGCTGTGCCTGACTCTGGCGGCTGCGGAGGAAAAGAAGTAA
- the metK gene encoding methionine adenosyltransferase: MARRLFTSESVTEGHPDKICDQISDAVLDAILEKDPHGRVACETCASTGLIHIMGEITTSCYVDIPKIARQVVLDIGYDRAKYGFDGHTCAVITNIDEQSGDIALGVDKSLEAKSSGDAALDNGAGDQGMMFGYACNETPELMPLAISIAQKMAKRLTDVRKQGLVDYLRPDGKTQITVEYDESGKPVRVDTVVLSTQHAAEASLEQIREDMIQLVIKPTVPADLLDENTKIYVNPTGRFVIGGPQGDSGLTGRKIIVDTYGGSAPHGGGAFSGKDPTKVDRSAAYAARWVAKNVVAAGLADRCQVQLAYAIGVARPVSVLVETFGTGKVSDDKLEEAVEKVFDLRPTAIIRDLDLQKPIYRKLAAYGHMGREDLGVAWEKTDRVDELKAALGL, from the coding sequence ATGGCAAGAAGATTATTCACATCCGAATCCGTTACCGAGGGGCATCCCGATAAGATCTGCGATCAGATCTCCGATGCCGTTTTGGACGCGATTTTGGAGAAGGACCCCCATGGCCGCGTGGCCTGCGAAACCTGCGCCTCCACGGGCCTGATCCACATTATGGGTGAGATCACTACCAGCTGCTATGTGGACATTCCCAAGATCGCCCGCCAGGTGGTGCTGGACATCGGCTATGACCGGGCCAAGTACGGCTTCGACGGCCACACCTGTGCCGTTATCACCAATATCGACGAGCAGAGCGGCGACATCGCTCTGGGCGTAGATAAAAGCCTGGAGGCGAAGAGCTCCGGCGATGCCGCTCTGGACAACGGCGCCGGCGACCAGGGTATGATGTTCGGCTACGCCTGCAATGAGACCCCGGAGCTGATGCCCCTGGCTATCTCCATTGCGCAGAAAATGGCCAAGCGCCTGACGGATGTGCGCAAGCAGGGGCTGGTGGACTATCTGCGTCCCGATGGCAAGACCCAGATCACCGTGGAGTACGATGAGAGCGGCAAGCCCGTTCGGGTGGATACCGTGGTGCTGTCTACCCAGCACGCCGCGGAGGCATCTCTGGAGCAGATCCGCGAGGATATGATCCAGCTGGTCATCAAGCCCACCGTGCCCGCCGATCTGCTGGACGAGAACACCAAGATCTATGTGAACCCCACCGGCCGATTCGTTATCGGCGGTCCCCAGGGCGATAGCGGCCTCACCGGACGCAAGATCATCGTGGACACCTACGGCGGCAGCGCACCCCACGGCGGTGGCGCCTTCTCCGGCAAGGATCCCACCAAGGTGGACCGCAGCGCCGCATACGCAGCCCGTTGGGTGGCCAAGAATGTAGTGGCTGCGGGCCTGGCGGATCGCTGCCAGGTGCAGCTGGCCTACGCCATCGGTGTGGCCCGGCCCGTAAGCGTGCTGGTGGAGACCTTCGGTACCGGTAAGGTGTCCGACGATAAGCTGGAGGAAGCTGTGGAGAAGGTATTTGACCTGCGGCCCACGGCTATCATCCGCGATCTGGATCTGCAAAAGCCCATCTACCGTAAGCTGGCGGCCTACGGCCATATGGGCCGGGAGGACCTGGGCGTGGCTTGGGAAAAGACCGATCGGGTGGACGAGCTGAAGGCGGCGCTGGGGCTGTAA
- the mreB gene encoding rod shape-determining protein has translation MCAWAKDIGIDLGTASVLVYVKGKGIVLNEPSVVAIDKNSGKLLKVGADAQAMLGRTPGNIVAIRPLREGVISDYDMTERMLKEFMRKISGGSSFFFKPRLIICVPSGITEVEERAVVDAGIQAGARRVYLIEEPVAAAIGAGIDIALPDGHMVVDIGGGTSDIAVISLSGVVESASIKVAGDQFNEAVVKYMRRKHNVLVGERTAEQMKIEIGCVYPQEEDASIDVKGRCLVTGLPKTITVHASEMLEAFEEPVERILEAIHSVLERTPPELVGDISNNGIVMTGGGSLVKGFDKLVEARTGIHTQVAEDAISCVAEGTGKSLESLNAMQDGTVNLSRRRQMN, from the coding sequence ATGTGTGCATGGGCAAAGGATATTGGTATTGATTTGGGAACGGCTTCCGTTCTGGTGTATGTGAAGGGCAAGGGCATCGTGCTCAACGAGCCGTCGGTGGTGGCCATCGACAAAAACAGCGGCAAGCTGCTGAAGGTGGGCGCCGACGCCCAGGCCATGCTGGGCCGTACCCCCGGCAACATCGTGGCCATTCGTCCCCTGCGGGAGGGCGTTATCTCCGACTACGACATGACCGAGCGGATGCTCAAGGAGTTTATGCGCAAAATTTCCGGCGGCAGCAGCTTCTTCTTTAAGCCCCGGCTTATTATCTGCGTGCCCTCCGGCATCACCGAGGTAGAGGAGCGCGCCGTGGTGGATGCGGGTATCCAGGCGGGCGCACGGCGGGTGTACCTCATTGAGGAGCCTGTGGCGGCTGCCATCGGCGCGGGCATCGACATCGCCCTGCCCGACGGCCACATGGTGGTGGACATCGGCGGCGGCACCAGCGATATTGCGGTGATCAGCCTGTCCGGTGTGGTGGAATCTGCCTCTATCAAGGTGGCCGGCGACCAGTTCAACGAGGCCGTGGTGAAGTATATGCGCCGCAAGCACAATGTGCTGGTGGGCGAGCGCACCGCCGAGCAGATGAAGATCGAGATCGGCTGCGTCTATCCCCAGGAGGAGGACGCCAGTATTGATGTGAAGGGCCGCTGCCTGGTGACGGGCCTGCCCAAGACCATTACCGTACACGCCTCCGAGATGCTGGAGGCCTTTGAGGAGCCGGTGGAGCGCATTCTGGAGGCTATCCACAGCGTTCTGGAGCGCACCCCCCCGGAGCTGGTGGGCGACATCTCCAACAACGGCATCGTCATGACCGGCGGCGGCAGCCTGGTAAAGGGCTTTGACAAGCTGGTGGAGGCCCGGACCGGCATTCACACCCAGGTGGCCGAGGACGCCATCTCCTGCGTGGCCGAGGGCACCGGCAAGAGCCTGGAGTCTCTGAACGCTATGCAGGACGGCACGGTGAACCTGTCCCGTCGGCGGCAGATGAACTAA
- a CDS encoding PhzF family phenazine biosynthesis protein, whose product MRQYVIDAFTDHVFAGNPAAVCVMEKWLPENTMMKITLENNLSETAFAVKAGEKYYLRWFTPGGEIDLCGHATLATACAIMTFVEKDRTEVTFTTLSGDLTVAKKGQLYEMNFPAYELKPVPVTEEMAAAMGGAMPEKAFMGRDLLCVFGSEEIVRKMTVDQEKVRGLEGLLLHVTAPGKDVDCVSRSFAPKCNVAEDPVCGSGHCHIVPYWAEKLGKDSLVAYQASPRGGTLYCTREGDRIRMSGKAAVYSVAGICIE is encoded by the coding sequence ATGCGACAGTATGTGATAGATGCCTTTACGGACCATGTGTTTGCAGGAAACCCTGCAGCCGTGTGCGTGATGGAAAAGTGGCTGCCCGAGAACACGATGATGAAGATCACGCTGGAAAATAATCTCTCGGAAACGGCCTTTGCCGTGAAGGCGGGGGAGAAATACTACCTGCGGTGGTTTACCCCCGGCGGGGAGATCGACCTGTGCGGCCACGCCACCCTGGCTACCGCCTGTGCGATCATGACATTTGTGGAAAAGGACCGGACGGAGGTGACCTTTACCACGCTGTCCGGAGACCTGACGGTGGCAAAAAAAGGCCAGCTGTATGAGATGAATTTCCCGGCTTATGAGCTGAAGCCCGTCCCGGTGACGGAGGAAATGGCGGCAGCCATGGGCGGCGCCATGCCGGAAAAGGCGTTTATGGGCCGGGACCTGCTGTGCGTGTTCGGCAGCGAGGAGATCGTGCGGAAGATGACGGTGGACCAGGAAAAGGTGCGCGGGCTGGAGGGCCTGCTGCTCCACGTGACGGCTCCGGGCAAGGACGTGGACTGCGTATCCCGCAGCTTCGCGCCTAAGTGCAACGTGGCCGAGGACCCGGTATGCGGCTCCGGACACTGCCATATTGTGCCCTACTGGGCGGAGAAGCTGGGCAAGGACAGCCTGGTCGCCTACCAGGCCAGCCCGCGGGGCGGCACGCTCTACTGCACCCGGGAGGGAGATCGGATCCGGATGAGCGGCAAGGCGGCGGTGTATTCCGTGGCGGGTATTTGCATTGAATGA
- a CDS encoding XRE family transcriptional regulator, translating to MKTQFNGERLKKARIYRGLTVAELAEQVGCQRQTLSMYEISKSQPTDKGLVDRLSRALSFPVKFFYEHPASNTEGTVYFRSLLTTNKKYRSEQIVKMDFLAQVYSLLQDYISFPVYKPLDLPEDVTPEEAAYALRDAWGLGRDPIDNIISVVEQHGILVTSFSTSTDDVDAFSQFVGTADMPTYLIAYSNNKTSAARIHFDIAHELGHICLHEWSEDIEELSKEEFKRREREANDFAAAFLLPEETFRKDAEAGPQTIIYYKQLKKKWKVSIAAMIRRAERLDIITKEDYQSLIRIMQRRGQRKEEPLDDVLITASPALLKASVMMLLQENVFTAEEFMDELSVEYGLSISPIEVEYLLDLPTGTLAVSRIIDFKAIQIKRGK from the coding sequence ATGAAAACCCAGTTTAATGGTGAACGCTTGAAAAAAGCACGTATATATAGAGGTTTAACCGTTGCCGAATTAGCAGAACAAGTTGGTTGCCAACGCCAAACACTGTCAATGTATGAGATTTCTAAAAGTCAGCCAACCGACAAAGGGCTTGTTGACCGTTTATCCCGTGCGCTTAGTTTTCCTGTTAAATTCTTTTACGAACATCCTGCATCTAATACAGAAGGTACAGTTTATTTTCGTTCACTTCTTACCACCAACAAGAAATATCGTAGCGAACAAATTGTGAAAATGGACTTTCTTGCGCAGGTATATTCGTTATTGCAGGATTATATTTCTTTCCCCGTGTATAAACCACTTGATCTCCCCGAAGATGTTACCCCTGAAGAAGCTGCTTATGCATTAAGAGATGCATGGGGACTTGGGCGTGACCCAATTGATAATATCATATCTGTTGTTGAGCAACATGGTATTTTGGTCACTTCTTTTTCTACAAGTACAGATGATGTCGATGCATTTAGTCAGTTTGTGGGAACGGCAGATATGCCAACTTATCTCATCGCATATTCTAACAATAAAACATCTGCTGCACGTATTCATTTCGATATAGCCCATGAGCTCGGACATATTTGCTTGCATGAATGGAGCGAAGACATTGAAGAACTCTCAAAAGAGGAATTCAAGCGTAGGGAGCGTGAAGCCAATGACTTTGCTGCAGCCTTTTTGCTTCCGGAAGAGACTTTCAGAAAAGATGCAGAAGCTGGCCCACAGACAATCATTTACTACAAGCAACTTAAGAAGAAATGGAAAGTTTCTATTGCCGCAATGATTCGAAGAGCCGAAAGGCTTGATATAATCACAAAAGAGGACTACCAATCGTTGATTAGAATCATGCAAAGACGCGGCCAAAGAAAAGAGGAGCCATTAGATGATGTTCTCATTACTGCTTCTCCAGCATTGCTGAAGGCATCCGTCATGATGTTGCTTCAGGAAAATGTTTTTACAGCCGAAGAGTTTATGGATGAATTATCTGTAGAGTACGGGCTGAGCATTAGTCCGATAGAAGTCGAATATCTACTCGATCTCCCGACTGGCACATTAGCTGTTTCGAGGATAATCGATTTTAAGGCGATTCAAATCAAGCGCGGCAAGTAA